One genomic window of Candidatus Zixiibacteriota bacterium includes the following:
- a CDS encoding PD40 domain-containing protein — translation MKRVTLIALAAVIALTATMFAQQNIKKGNTIAFLRNNDLWLMDADGANQRPFVTGLTNARGRLSWSPDNKKIVFSRRGMVTLQYPDMGGHQHAVYDLFYAYTDSSSNFWENITNTMGAQYPEFVRDGSRIMFLHDLNANLANVTKPNYRLCFYDTKTFLLRNLEMTASSDLIVSSPTISPDGKQVAFVVMRMQGEQFTPTGIAVAGVAEFPLKDEVLLERASKFKGATAPAWSPDGKWIAYMSSDMNDQSLSIATPDLSDKRVLWKPTAGLGFAGGPVTWSPDSKYVAFATQNGSIYKLAITGGEPMRLSGPGNDFNPAWCN, via the coding sequence ATGAAACGAGTTACCCTGATCGCGCTTGCCGCTGTCATCGCCCTCACCGCGACGATGTTCGCCCAGCAGAATATCAAGAAGGGCAATACGATTGCCTTTTTGCGTAACAACGATCTCTGGCTAATGGACGCCGACGGCGCCAACCAGCGCCCGTTCGTTACCGGTCTCACCAATGCCCGCGGCCGTTTGAGCTGGTCGCCGGACAACAAGAAGATCGTCTTCTCCCGTCGCGGCATGGTCACGCTTCAATACCCCGACATGGGCGGCCACCAACACGCCGTTTACGACCTGTTCTACGCCTATACCGATTCCAGCAGCAATTTCTGGGAAAACATCACCAACACGATGGGCGCGCAATATCCGGAATTTGTCCGCGACGGCAGCAGGATCATGTTTCTGCACGATCTCAACGCCAATCTCGCCAATGTCACCAAGCCGAACTACCGGCTCTGCTTCTACGATACCAAGACCTTCCTGCTGCGCAACCTGGAGATGACCGCCAGCTCCGACCTGATCGTCTCCTCGCCAACGATCTCACCCGACGGCAAGCAGGTCGCGTTTGTCGTGATGCGGATGCAGGGCGAACAATTTACACCGACCGGTATCGCCGTCGCTGGAGTGGCGGAGTTCCCCCTCAAGGACGAAGTCCTGCTTGAACGAGCCTCCAAGTTCAAGGGCGCAACGGCTCCTGCCTGGTCGCCGGACGGCAAGTGGATCGCCTACATGTCCAGCGACATGAACGACCAGTCGCTTTCGATCGCGACTCCCGACCTGAGCGATAAACGGGTGTTATGGAAGCCGACCGCCGGTCTGGGCTTCGCGGGTGGACCGGTGACCTGGTCGCCCGATTCGAAGTATGTCGCCTTCGCCACCCAGAACGGTTCGATCTATAAGCTGGCGATTACCGGCGGTGAACCCATGCGTCTCTCCGGCCCCGGTAACGACTTCAACCCCGCCTGGTGCAATTAG
- a CDS encoding HAD-IIA family hydrolase, with translation MAIDFRTVRAVLFDLDGTLTVDGGPLPGAAATLQLLRERGIPFRICSNTTTRSQRSMAQMLTAAGLPVDPDQVFSAPGAAREYLRRRKARTCWLLLAEDTLTDFSEFNHDSDDPELIVIGDIGERWDYALMNRLFQLVRNGAEIVALHRGKSWLTGGQVKLDIGAFVSGLEYATGKPAIVIGKPSRDFYLMALSSLKLPASEVIMVGDDLDNDVAGAQAVGLKAVLVTSGKSDSAPALIQPDLTLKSVAELKALFT, from the coding sequence ATGGCGATTGACTTTCGCACCGTTCGCGCCGTCCTCTTCGATCTCGACGGCACGCTCACCGTCGACGGCGGCCCGCTGCCCGGCGCGGCCGCAACGCTACAGCTTCTGCGTGAGCGCGGCATCCCCTTCCGCATCTGCTCCAATACGACAACCCGTTCGCAGCGCAGCATGGCGCAGATGCTCACTGCTGCCGGTTTGCCCGTCGATCCCGATCAGGTTTTCTCGGCCCCCGGCGCCGCGCGCGAATACTTGCGGCGTCGCAAGGCCAGGACGTGCTGGCTGCTTCTGGCGGAAGATACACTGACGGACTTTTCTGAGTTCAACCACGACTCCGACGACCCCGAGTTGATTGTCATCGGCGATATCGGCGAGCGCTGGGATTATGCCCTGATGAACCGCCTCTTCCAGCTTGTCCGCAACGGCGCCGAAATCGTCGCTCTCCACAGAGGCAAATCATGGCTGACCGGCGGCCAAGTCAAACTCGACATCGGCGCCTTTGTCTCCGGCCTCGAGTATGCCACCGGCAAACCGGCCATCGTCATCGGCAAACCGAGTCGTGATTTCTACTTGATGGCGCTCTCAAGCCTGAAACTGCCGGCGTCCGAGGTCATCATGGTTGGCGACGACCTCGACAACGATGTCGCCGGCGCTCAGGCGGTCGGTCTCAAGGCGGTGCTCGTTACGAGCGGCAAGAGCGATTCGGCACCGGCTTTGATTCAGCCCGACCTGACGCTTAAATCGGTAGCTGAACTGAAAGCGCTATTTACTTGA
- the mtnA gene encoding S-methyl-5-thioribose-1-phosphate isomerase: MNFSTIRWVDGEVEILDQTKLPAVENYLRLQDYHELVRAIKTLQVRGAPLIGIAAAYAIVLAARQCRNKVEFAVAINEIKSARPTAVNLSWAVERMLISYHAYAGSPDVEARLLDLALQIHDEDARMCERIGTNGMDLMPAVGTVLTHCNAGALATGGMGTALAAIYQAFRSGKKLGVFACETRPILQGARLTAWELSREGLDVTLITDNMAGALMAQRMIDCVIVGADRIAINFDVANKIGTYALAVLAQYHGIPFYVAAPTSTFDPRVASGVDIEIEQRGADEVTHLAGQRITPPGVRVANPAFDVTPNNLITAIITDREVIKCKRWGER; encoded by the coding sequence TTGAATTTCTCCACGATTCGTTGGGTTGATGGAGAGGTAGAGATTCTCGACCAGACCAAGCTGCCGGCGGTCGAGAATTATCTGCGCCTTCAGGATTATCACGAATTGGTCCGGGCGATCAAAACGCTGCAGGTGCGCGGCGCGCCGCTGATCGGGATTGCGGCGGCTTACGCCATCGTCCTGGCCGCGCGGCAGTGTCGCAACAAGGTCGAGTTCGCCGTGGCGATCAATGAGATCAAGTCGGCGCGTCCGACCGCGGTCAATCTGAGCTGGGCGGTGGAGCGGATGTTGATTTCTTATCACGCCTACGCTGGTTCGCCCGACGTGGAAGCGCGCCTGCTCGATCTGGCGCTGCAGATTCACGACGAAGACGCGCGCATGTGCGAGCGGATCGGGACGAACGGCATGGATTTGATGCCGGCGGTCGGGACCGTTCTGACGCACTGCAACGCCGGCGCGCTGGCGACCGGAGGCATGGGCACGGCCTTGGCAGCGATCTATCAGGCGTTCCGCTCCGGCAAGAAGCTCGGAGTGTTCGCCTGCGAGACGCGGCCGATTTTGCAGGGCGCGCGGTTGACAGCGTGGGAGCTTTCGCGCGAAGGGCTGGACGTCACCCTGATTACCGACAATATGGCCGGCGCGCTGATGGCACAGCGGATGATTGACTGCGTGATCGTCGGCGCCGATCGGATCGCGATCAACTTCGACGTTGCCAATAAGATCGGCACCTATGCGCTGGCGGTGCTGGCGCAGTATCATGGCATCCCGTTCTACGTCGCGGCCCCGACCTCGACCTTCGATCCACGGGTCGCTTCCGGCGTCGACATTGAAATCGAGCAACGCGGTGCGGATGAGGTCACTCACCTGGCGGGGCAGCGGATCACGCCGCCCGGCGTGCGCGTCGCGAACCCGGCCTTTGACGTCACCCCCAACAATCTCATCACGGCGATCATCACCGATCGCGAAGTCATTAAGTGCAAGCGCTGGGGCGAGCGGTAG
- the uvrC gene encoding excinuclease ABC subunit UvrC, with protein MSEISAHLRDKLEDLPTKPGVYIMKDDVGKIIYIGKAKILRNRVRTYFAQAPEINPKVAALKSKIADFELIVTDNEIEALILEANLVKKHKPRYNINLKDDKRYPFLMITQDDDFPRLVVTRTMRRGDGIYFGPYANVGGMRETYKMITRLFKLRTCKLKIPHPKGEGRYKVCLQYHIKRCDGPCVGLQSKADYDKEVQKVIKLLQGKSASLIDQLQVEMKQLALDQNYEEAARVRDQIRTIEAIMQKQKVVADHAVNRDIIAFARSGGDIAAVVLQLRDGLLIGRQNFHLKADAGDNESDIAESFFKQYYLSSTMVPEEVYSSFQPEDEKLIQQWLTQRRGDRVELQVPQKGEKLRLVEMAEANARLLLQELLKQRRERAGKLPAAVAMLQKDLYLTTPPVNIVCFDISNLGPADPVGSMVFFRNGKPLKRNYRHFKIKTVVGQDDFAMMREIVARYFTRVLTDEAEMPDLCIIDGGRGQLGAALEALKEVGINDLQICGLAKRLEEIVLPGEKRMLSLPRTSPSLKLMQAVRNEAHRFAITYHRSLRDKKTERSLLDAIAGIGDKRKEQLLKSFGSLEAIRAADVEAINLIVKNKPLAQKIVNFFQAQSISPER; from the coding sequence ATGAGCGAAATCTCGGCGCACCTGCGCGACAAGCTGGAAGACCTCCCGACCAAGCCGGGCGTCTATATCATGAAGGACGACGTCGGCAAGATCATTTACATCGGGAAAGCCAAAATCCTGCGCAACCGCGTCCGCACCTACTTCGCCCAGGCGCCGGAGATCAACCCCAAGGTTGCTGCGCTCAAGAGCAAGATCGCCGACTTCGAGCTGATCGTCACTGACAACGAGATCGAGGCGTTGATTCTCGAAGCCAATCTCGTCAAGAAGCACAAGCCGCGCTATAACATCAATCTCAAGGACGATAAGCGTTACCCCTTCCTGATGATCACGCAGGACGATGACTTCCCGCGGCTGGTCGTGACCCGCACCATGCGCCGCGGCGACGGGATCTATTTCGGCCCCTACGCCAACGTCGGCGGCATGCGTGAGACTTACAAAATGATCACGCGCCTGTTCAAGCTCCGCACCTGCAAGTTGAAGATCCCGCACCCCAAGGGCGAAGGCCGCTACAAGGTTTGCCTGCAATACCATATCAAGCGCTGCGACGGCCCGTGCGTCGGGCTGCAAAGCAAGGCGGACTACGACAAAGAAGTCCAGAAGGTCATCAAGCTCCTGCAGGGCAAGTCGGCGAGCCTGATTGATCAGCTTCAGGTCGAAATGAAGCAGCTCGCGCTCGACCAGAACTACGAAGAGGCCGCCCGGGTGCGCGACCAGATCCGCACGATCGAGGCGATCATGCAGAAGCAAAAGGTCGTCGCCGACCACGCCGTCAACCGTGACATCATCGCCTTTGCCCGCTCCGGCGGCGACATTGCCGCGGTCGTCCTGCAGCTGCGCGACGGCTTGCTGATCGGCCGCCAGAATTTCCACCTCAAGGCCGACGCCGGCGACAACGAATCCGACATCGCCGAATCGTTTTTCAAGCAATACTATCTCAGTTCAACGATGGTGCCGGAGGAAGTCTACTCGTCGTTCCAACCCGAGGACGAGAAGTTGATCCAGCAGTGGTTAACCCAGCGCCGCGGCGACCGCGTCGAACTGCAGGTGCCGCAGAAGGGCGAGAAACTGCGGCTGGTCGAAATGGCCGAAGCCAACGCGCGCCTGCTCCTGCAGGAATTGCTGAAACAGCGCCGGGAACGCGCCGGCAAACTCCCCGCCGCCGTCGCCATGTTGCAGAAGGACCTCTACCTCACGACGCCGCCGGTCAACATCGTCTGCTTCGATATCTCCAACCTGGGCCCGGCCGATCCGGTCGGCTCGATGGTCTTCTTCCGCAACGGCAAACCGCTCAAGCGCAATTACCGTCACTTCAAGATCAAAACCGTGGTCGGACAAGATGACTTCGCCATGATGCGGGAAATTGTCGCGCGGTACTTCACGCGCGTCCTGACCGACGAGGCGGAGATGCCGGATCTGTGCATCATCGACGGCGGCCGCGGCCAACTCGGCGCGGCGCTCGAAGCCCTCAAGGAAGTCGGTATTAACGACCTGCAAATCTGCGGCCTGGCCAAGCGTCTGGAGGAGATCGTCCTGCCGGGGGAGAAGCGCATGCTGTCGCTGCCGCGCACCTCGCCCTCGCTCAAGCTGATGCAGGCCGTGCGCAACGAGGCCCACCGCTTTGCGATCACCTATCATCGCTCGCTGCGGGACAAGAAAACCGAGCGCTCGCTGCTCGACGCCATCGCGGGGATCGGCGACAAGCGTAAGGAACAACTCCTCAAATCCTTCGGGTCACTTGAGGCGATCCGGGCTGCCGATGTTGAGGCGATCAACCTAATCGTGAAGAACAAACCGCTGGCGCAAAAAATCGTCAACTTCTTCCAAGCCCAGTCGATCAGTCCGGAACGCTGA
- a CDS encoding C40 family peptidase has protein sequence MKLAASLIGLAVALLFIGCTSAVRYSTPPGGVRERVAVDTLPSEPAVEEEQDERPLPKETLTRIDKAVMNRVISRYLGTPYQDGGTGTLGIDCSGLAYVVYRDYDGTRLPLNVQALYRLDNRVGYDDLAYGDLIFFRINDRRVSHVGIYLDNGKFIHASESRGVVVDSLNDEYFASRYAGGRRIH, from the coding sequence GTGAAGCTCGCCGCGTCGCTCATCGGGTTGGCGGTAGCGCTGCTGTTCATCGGTTGTACTTCGGCCGTGCGCTATTCGACGCCTCCGGGCGGCGTTCGCGAGCGCGTCGCCGTTGATACTTTGCCCAGCGAACCGGCCGTCGAGGAAGAGCAGGATGAGCGTCCGCTTCCCAAAGAGACGCTCACCCGCATCGACAAGGCGGTGATGAATCGCGTGATTTCGCGCTACCTCGGCACGCCCTATCAGGATGGCGGCACGGGGACGCTCGGGATCGATTGTTCCGGGCTGGCCTATGTCGTCTACCGCGACTACGACGGTACGCGCCTGCCGCTCAATGTCCAGGCGCTCTATCGCCTCGACAACCGCGTCGGCTACGACGATCTCGCTTACGGCGATCTGATCTTCTTCCGCATCAACGACCGCCGCGTCTCGCACGTCGGCATCTATCTCGACAACGGCAAGTTCATCCACGCCTCCGAGTCGCGCGGCGTCGTCGTCGACAGCCTCAACGACGAATACTTCGCCAGCCGTTACGCCGGCGGCCGCCGCATCCACTAA
- a CDS encoding UbiA family prenyltransferase, producing MKRIIDYIFLMRPMLIIPVWTIALLGARAALWRERGFSPVTLDHFPFVGLTTSDLNLLLMLLLSTLLAGGVFVLNQIFDVDSDRENKKLFLIPEGHVSIGEAWNIYFFLTGIALIGAFVLNWQLGCLFVVGAWFGFQYSYPRFNLREHPYKSFRNNVLAHGTLAFLFGWVMYLNFNIEGIIKSFPYFLAVGAVYLNTTLPDLRGDTAVGKKTYAAEWGVAKTLRYAAWMVVGALIFSIMIADYAFAVAAAASLPFFIAAATTKSIATATLATKVSILTLSLFAALFFPLYLAILILTIVGARIYHSRKFNIAYPAIVEKK from the coding sequence ATGAAGAGAATCATCGACTATATCTTCCTGATGCGCCCGATGCTGATCATCCCGGTGTGGACGATCGCGCTGCTCGGCGCCCGCGCCGCCCTCTGGCGCGAGCGCGGTTTTAGTCCCGTCACCCTTGACCACTTCCCCTTTGTCGGGCTGACCACCTCCGACTTGAATCTGTTGCTGATGTTGCTGCTCTCGACCCTGCTGGCCGGGGGCGTTTTCGTGCTCAACCAGATTTTCGACGTTGATTCCGATCGCGAAAACAAGAAGTTGTTTTTGATCCCCGAGGGTCACGTCTCAATTGGCGAAGCCTGGAACATCTACTTCTTTCTCACCGGCATCGCGCTGATCGGTGCCTTTGTTCTCAATTGGCAGCTCGGTTGTCTGTTCGTCGTCGGCGCCTGGTTTGGCTTTCAGTACTCGTATCCGCGCTTCAATCTCCGCGAACATCCCTACAAATCATTTCGCAATAACGTCCTCGCCCACGGCACGTTGGCCTTCCTGTTCGGCTGGGTGATGTACCTCAACTTCAACATCGAGGGCATCATCAAGTCGTTTCCCTACTTCCTCGCTGTCGGCGCAGTCTATCTGAACACCACCCTGCCCGACTTGCGCGGCGACACCGCGGTCGGCAAGAAGACGTATGCCGCCGAATGGGGCGTAGCCAAGACGCTGCGATACGCGGCCTGGATGGTCGTCGGCGCGTTGATTTTCTCGATCATGATCGCCGACTACGCCTTTGCCGTCGCCGCCGCCGCGTCCCTGCCGTTCTTTATCGCTGCCGCCACGACCAAATCGATCGCGACGGCGACGTTAGCGACGAAGGTCTCGATTCTCACGCTCTCGCTCTTTGCGGCCTTGTTTTTCCCCCTCTATTTGGCGATCCTGATCTTGACTATCGTCGGCGCGCGAATTTACCACTCCCGCAAGTTCAATATCGCGTATCCGGCGATCGTGGAGAAGAAGTGA
- a CDS encoding phosphatidate cytidylyltransferase has product MISRNLFQRLAVAAIFIPLLLYIFHLGGVAFLVFVELLIILSVWELFSLTKIKLYLWQKLILIALAAFPPITDAYLHGAYLLEFLFGAIFLTTLPYTFTRGLGEVSRSIGIGFFGVLYLSLGFSCLILIRSADVVLSEQAAGWVTFLFAAIWIIDSAAYYVGVKFGRTKLSPAISPNKTVQGFLGGFLGAILTAGIFHFIFLADVGFPRLILPALIIAFFGQLGDLVESIFKREMGVKDSSNLIPGHGGILDRFDSLVFAAPALYLYLRYLV; this is encoded by the coding sequence ATGATTTCGCGCAATCTGTTCCAGCGCCTGGCCGTCGCCGCCATCTTTATTCCGCTGCTGCTTTACATCTTTCATCTGGGCGGTGTCGCGTTTCTCGTCTTCGTTGAGCTGCTGATCATCCTCTCGGTTTGGGAGTTATTCAGCCTGACCAAGATCAAGCTCTACCTCTGGCAGAAGCTGATCCTGATTGCGCTGGCGGCGTTTCCACCGATCACCGACGCGTATCTTCATGGCGCCTACTTGCTCGAATTTCTCTTCGGCGCGATCTTCCTCACCACCCTGCCCTACACCTTCACCCGCGGGCTGGGTGAAGTCTCGCGCTCGATCGGCATCGGCTTTTTCGGTGTGCTCTACCTCAGCCTGGGCTTCTCCTGCCTCATCCTGATTCGTTCTGCTGACGTTGTCTTGTCGGAGCAAGCCGCCGGCTGGGTGACGTTCTTGTTCGCCGCGATCTGGATTATCGATTCGGCCGCCTACTATGTCGGCGTGAAATTCGGCCGCACCAAGCTTTCCCCCGCCATCAGCCCGAACAAGACCGTGCAGGGCTTCTTGGGCGGTTTCCTCGGCGCGATCCTGACCGCCGGCATCTTCCATTTCATCTTTCTTGCTGACGTCGGCTTCCCCCGTTTGATCCTGCCGGCGTTGATCATCGCCTTCTTTGGACAGCTCGGCGATCTGGTTGAGTCGATCTTCAAGCGCGAGATGGGCGTCAAAGACTCGTCGAACCTGATTCCCGGCCACGGCGGAATTCTCGACCGTTTCGACTCGCTCGTCTTTGCCGCGCCGGCACTGTATTTGTATCTGCGCTATCTGGTGTAG
- a CDS encoding isoprenyl transferase produces MSARLTSDLASLKEKIVPDKLPAHVAIIMDGNGRWAAKRGLDRSAGHKAGVGAVRHIVEICGQVGISYLTLYTFSLENWKRPKSEVGFLFKLLDDTARSELAELNKNNVRLIATGQLDQIPFTRRRAILHAIEKTSKNSGLVLNLALNYSGRMEIVEATRKLARDVKANKIKVGDIDESLFSTYLFTHPLPDPDLLIRTSGEMRLSNFLLWQTSYTELFITQTLWPDFAEREFLEIILDYQKRERRFGKL; encoded by the coding sequence CTGAGCGCGCGCCTGACCTCCGATCTGGCTTCTCTCAAAGAGAAGATCGTCCCTGACAAATTGCCCGCCCACGTTGCCATCATTATGGACGGCAACGGCCGGTGGGCCGCAAAACGCGGCCTCGACCGCTCCGCCGGCCACAAGGCCGGTGTCGGCGCCGTGCGCCACATCGTCGAAATCTGCGGCCAAGTCGGCATCTCCTATCTCACGCTCTATACCTTCAGCCTGGAGAACTGGAAGCGCCCCAAGTCCGAGGTCGGCTTCCTGTTCAAGCTCCTCGACGACACGGCGCGCTCGGAACTGGCGGAACTCAACAAGAACAACGTCCGTCTGATCGCAACCGGTCAGCTCGACCAGATTCCCTTCACGCGCCGCCGCGCGATCCTGCACGCGATTGAAAAAACGTCCAAGAACTCCGGCCTGGTGCTCAATCTCGCCCTCAACTACAGCGGCCGGATGGAGATCGTCGAGGCGACCCGGAAACTAGCGCGCGACGTCAAGGCCAACAAGATCAAGGTCGGCGATATCGACGAGTCCCTGTTCTCGACCTACCTGTTTACGCATCCGCTGCCCGATCCCGATCTGCTGATCCGCACGTCGGGCGAAATGCGGCTGTCGAATTTCCTGCTCTGGCAGACGTCGTACACCGAGCTTTTTATCACGCAAACGCTGTGGCCCGATTTTGCCGAGCGCGAGTTCCTTGAAATCATCCTCGATTACCAGAAACGCGAGCGCCGTTTCGGCAAGCTATGA
- the frr gene encoding ribosome recycling factor: protein MTIVKQLLTEAEDKMKKSIAALQHHFSTVRSGKANVHMLDEVMVDYYGTPTPLKNVSSISTPEAQLIVVQPWEKPLLGEIMKAIQKSNLGFNPQSDAQVIRIPVPSLSEERRKELVKLVKKMAEENKVAVRNIRRDSLDHVKRQLKDHKISEDEMENAEIDAQKLTDKYIAQIDKLTTAKEAEVMAV from the coding sequence ATGACAATCGTCAAGCAGTTGTTGACTGAAGCTGAAGATAAGATGAAGAAGTCGATCGCTGCCTTGCAACACCATTTCAGCACCGTGCGTTCCGGCAAAGCCAATGTCCATATGCTCGACGAGGTGATGGTCGACTACTACGGCACCCCGACCCCGCTCAAGAACGTCAGTTCGATCAGCACTCCTGAAGCGCAGTTGATCGTCGTGCAGCCGTGGGAAAAGCCGTTGCTCGGCGAGATCATGAAGGCGATTCAGAAGTCGAATCTTGGCTTCAATCCGCAGTCCGACGCGCAGGTGATCCGCATCCCGGTGCCGTCGTTGAGCGAAGAGCGCCGCAAGGAGCTCGTCAAGCTCGTCAAGAAGATGGCCGAGGAGAACAAGGTCGCCGTGCGCAACATCCGCCGCGACTCGCTCGACCACGTCAAGCGCCAGCTCAAGGATCACAAGATTTCCGAGGATGAAATGGAAAACGCGGAGATCGATGCCCAGAAGCTGACGGATAAGTACATCGCGCAAATCGACAAGCTCACCACCGCGAAAGAAGCCGAGGTGATGGCGGTCTGA